CTCATCTCGGGTAGCCCCGGTGCGAACAACCGGGGTCCTGAGCCAGCGTCCGACCGCGTCGTGGCCGGCCGTCGTGATTGCAAAATAATTTTGCTCGCTATCGCGCTCGGCCTTCTGCACGAGACCGTCTCGTTCTAACCGATCGAGGGTGCTGTAGATCTGTCCCACATTGAGCGGCCACGTCGACCCGGTGCGGCGGTCGAATTCCGCGCGCAGTTGATACCCGTAGCAGGGACCCTGATCAAGAATGGCAAGAAGACTCTGACGAACGGACACGCAACCTCCGGCAACGACAAACGAGCGACATACTGAGCGATAACAGGTCGTAGCTAGTGAGTATATACATACTCCGTATTCACCTTGAAGTATTTCCCACGTTCAGGAGTGTCAGTCAGGCTGCGTAGACTCGATAGGTGTCGATAACGAAGGTTAATTCCGCTTCAAAACTCAGCGTTCGCGGTGCTCGCGTCCACAATCTCCACAACGTGGATCTTGAGATTCCCCGTGACTCCCTTGTGGTGTTCACCGGACTCTCGGGTTCCGGCAAATCCTCTCTCGCTTTTGACACGATCTTCGCCGAAGGCCAGCGGCGCTACGTGGAGTCTCTGTCTGCGTACGCGCGTCAGTTCCTCGGCCAGGTGGACCGTCCCGACGTTGATTTCATTGAGGGTCTGAGTCCGGCAGTGTCGATCGATCAGAAGTCGACGAACCGCAACCCTCGGTCCACGGTAGGGACCATCACCGAGATCTACGACTACATGCGCCTGCTCTGGGCCCGCATTGGCGTTCCACACTGCGCTCAGTGCGGTGAGGTCATTCAGTCGCAGACGGTGCAGCAGATTGCGGACCAACTCATGGAAATGGATGCAGGCATCCGCTACCAGGTTGTGAGTCCCGTCGTCTCGCAAAAGAAGGGCGAATTCGTTGATCTTTTCCAGGAACTCGCCGGTGGCGGCTACTCGCGGGCGATTGTGGACGGCGAACAGATTCAGCTCAGCGAACCGCCCACGCTGAAGAAGCAGCAGAAGCACGATATCGCGGTTGTTGTCGACCGCCTTGTGGCCGGGCCCGACCTGCTGAGCAGACTAACCGATTCGCTCGAAACAGCCCTGAAGCTCACCGACGGTGTCGTGCAGATTAACTTTATTGATCGTGAGGGCGATGCAGCGTGGCAGAGCTACTCCGAGAAGCTGTCCTGCCCGAACAACCACCCCGTGCAGCTGACAGAGATTGAGCCCCGCACGTTCTCCTTCAATGCCCCTTTCGGAGCCTGCCCGGAATGCTCCGGCCTCGGAACTCGGATGTCTGTCGATGAGGACCTTCTGCTCGGCGACCCAGACCTCAGCATCGCCGAGGGTGTCGTCTTGCCGTGGACCACGCAGGGCAAGGGCCTTTTCCAGTACTACGAAAAGCTGCTGGACGGCCTGTCACACGATCTCGACTTCTCTCTGGACACACCGTGGTCCGAGCTCACACCCGAGGTGCAGAACGCGGTCATGCGCGGTGACAATTTTGAGGTTCGGGTCAAGTGGAAGAACCGCTACGGCCGCGAAATGAGCTATACCTCTGGTTTTGAAGGTGTCGTTCCCTACATTGAGCGCCAGTACCTGCAGGCGGAGAGTGATACCCAGCGCCAGCGCTGGGCCGAGTACCTGCGTGAGGTGGACTGTCACGTTTGTGGCGGTACCCGACTCAAGCCCGAAGTTCTCGCTGTCACCGTCTACGGCTCCAGCATCGCGGATGTCTGCAGCCTGAGCCTGACCGATGCTCGAGCGTTTATGGACGAGCTCACGCTGAACGATCGTGAAGCGGCCATCGCGGCGCAGGTTCTGCGAGAAATTCGCGCTCGACTGGACTTCCTGATTCGGGTTGGCCTCAACTACCTCAACCTCGCACGGGCGGCAGCAACGCTCTCGGGTGGGGAGGCGCAACGCATCCGTTTGGCCACCCAGATTGGCTCCGGCCTCACCGGGGTGCTGTACGTTCTGGACGAGCCCAGCATCGGTTTGCATCAGCGTGACAACCGCCGCCTCATCGAAACCTTGATTTCACTGCGGGATCTGGGCAACACTCTGATCGTTGTGGAGCACGACGAAGACACCATCAAGACCGCCGACTGGATTGTGGACATTGGACCGGGTGCCGGGGTCAACGGCGGGCACGTCGTGCACTCCGGTTCTTACGAGAAACTACTCGCCAACAAGGAGTCGCTCACGGGGGACTACCTCGCCGGTCGCAAGTCCATTGAAACGCCGACCACTCGACGGCCGATCGACCCCGAGCGCCTGATCACCGTGACCGGTGCGTCCGCGAACAACCTCCAGAAGGTCACCGCCACGTTCCCGCTCGGCACGTTCACCGCCGTCACGGGCGTGAGCGGATCAGGCAAGTCGTCGCTCGTCAACGACATCCTGTACCGCGTTCTCGCCAACCGTCTGAACGGGGCGCGCAAGCTTCCTGGAAAGCACACCCGGGTCACCGGCCTCGAGCAGCTCGACAAGGTCATTCACGTCGACCAGGCACCGATTGGGCGCACGCCCCGCTCAAACCCCGCAACCTACACGGGCGTTTTTGACAAGATACGTAACCTCTTTGCAGAGACCATCGAAGCCAAAGCCCGCGGTTACCTGCCCGGCCGTTTCAGTTTCAACGTCAAGGGTGGACGCTGTGAGGCCTGCTCCGGCGATGGCACCATCAAGATTGAGATGAACTTTCTGCCGGACGTCTACGTGGCCTGTGAGGTCTGTGGGGGAGAGCGATACAACCGCGACACCCTGACGGTGCACTACAAAGGCAAGAACATCGCGGAAGTGCTCGACATGCCGATCAGTGAGGCGGCCGATTTCTTCGAACCGATCTCGTCTATCCACCGTTTTCTCAAGACCCTCGTCGAGGTG
This sequence is a window from Cryobacterium sp. CG_9.6. Protein-coding genes within it:
- the uvrA gene encoding excinuclease ABC subunit UvrA, producing MSITKVNSASKLSVRGARVHNLHNVDLEIPRDSLVVFTGLSGSGKSSLAFDTIFAEGQRRYVESLSAYARQFLGQVDRPDVDFIEGLSPAVSIDQKSTNRNPRSTVGTITEIYDYMRLLWARIGVPHCAQCGEVIQSQTVQQIADQLMEMDAGIRYQVVSPVVSQKKGEFVDLFQELAGGGYSRAIVDGEQIQLSEPPTLKKQQKHDIAVVVDRLVAGPDLLSRLTDSLETALKLTDGVVQINFIDREGDAAWQSYSEKLSCPNNHPVQLTEIEPRTFSFNAPFGACPECSGLGTRMSVDEDLLLGDPDLSIAEGVVLPWTTQGKGLFQYYEKLLDGLSHDLDFSLDTPWSELTPEVQNAVMRGDNFEVRVKWKNRYGREMSYTSGFEGVVPYIERQYLQAESDTQRQRWAEYLREVDCHVCGGTRLKPEVLAVTVYGSSIADVCSLSLTDARAFMDELTLNDREAAIAAQVLREIRARLDFLIRVGLNYLNLARAAATLSGGEAQRIRLATQIGSGLTGVLYVLDEPSIGLHQRDNRRLIETLISLRDLGNTLIVVEHDEDTIKTADWIVDIGPGAGVNGGHVVHSGSYEKLLANKESLTGDYLAGRKSIETPTTRRPIDPERLITVTGASANNLQKVTATFPLGTFTAVTGVSGSGKSSLVNDILYRVLANRLNGARKLPGKHTRVTGLEQLDKVIHVDQAPIGRTPRSNPATYTGVFDKIRNLFAETIEAKARGYLPGRFSFNVKGGRCEACSGDGTIKIEMNFLPDVYVACEVCGGERYNRDTLTVHYKGKNIAEVLDMPISEAADFFEPISSIHRFLKTLVEVGLGYVRLGQSATTLSGGEAQRVKLATELQKRSNGRSVYVLDEPTTGLHFEDVRKLLLVLNSLVDKGNTVIVIEHNLDVIKSSDWVIDLGPEGGSGGGKILAAGTPEQLAGVKKSHTGRFLKEVLAAG